One Bombina bombina isolate aBomBom1 chromosome 5, aBomBom1.pri, whole genome shotgun sequence DNA segment encodes these proteins:
- the LOC128659707 gene encoding gastrula zinc finger protein XlCGF49.1, with protein sequence MMHMEGKTLTCTECEKSFTVKKSLLSHLKSHSGENLRTHAECGKGFAYQTSLLYNQRTHIGEKPYRCTECGKVFTQQANLLRHQMIHTGEKPYMCSECGKGFARQSTLLSHQRTHTGEKPYKCTECGKSFAIENNLQRHLKIHTGEKPYKCSECEKCFTVEWSLQYHLKTHTGEKPYKCTKCGKGFITQCNLQHHLKIHTGEKPYTCTECGISFTQKGNLKTHQRIHIRKSLQK encoded by the coding sequence ATGATGCACATGGAAGGCAAAACATTGACTTGTACTGAGTGTGAAAAAAGTTTTACAGTAAAGAAAAGTCTTCTGTCTCATCTAAAGTCTCACTCAGGAGAGAACCTGCGTACACATGCAGAGTGTGGGAAAGGATTTGCATATCAAACTTCTTTGTTATATAATCAAAGGACTCACATAGGGGAGAAACCTTAtagatgtacagagtgtgggaaagttTTTACACAACAAGCAAATTTGCTACGTCatcaaatgattcacacaggagaaaaaccttataTGTGTAGTGAGTGTGGAAAAGGATTTGCACGTCAAAGTACTTTGCTAAGCCATCAAAGaactcacacaggagaaaaaccttataagtgtacagagtgtggaaaaagttttgcaaTAGAGAATAACTTGCAACGTCATctaaaaattcacacaggagagaaaccttATAAATGCTCAGAGTGTgaaaaatgttttacagtagagTGGAGCCTGCAATATCATCTAAAAACGCATACTGGAGAAAAACCTTATAAATGTACAAAGTGTGGAAAAGGATTTATAACACAATGCAATTTGCAGCATCATCTAAAAATTCATACTGGAGAGAAACCttatacatgtacagagtgtgggattAGTTTTACACAAAAGGGAAATCTTAAAACTCATCAAAGAATTCACATACGAAAATCTTTACAaaagtaa